The proteins below are encoded in one region of Methylobacillus flagellatus KT:
- the leuA gene encoding 2-isopropylmalate synthase yields the protein MLKNPSSKYRPFTPIDLPNRQWPARTITQAPIWMSTDLRDGNQALFEPMNAERKMRMFKMLVEIGFKEIEVAFPSASQTDFDFVRTLIEEEHIPGDVTIEVLTQAREDLIRRTFESLRGARRAIVHVYNATSPVFRETVFRTDKAGAKKIATDAARLIKQLADERPETEWVFQYSPETFTATELDFAKEVCDAVTDIWQATPERKVILNLPATVEIGTPNYYADQIEWMHTNLARRDSVIISVHPHNDRGTAVAAAELAVMAGADRIEGCLFGHGERTGNVDLVTLALNLYTQGIDPRLDFSQINSIARTVEDCTQLPVHARHPYAGDLVFTAFSGSHQDAIKKGFAVQQPGDLWQVPYLPIDPHDVGRTYDSIIRVNSQSGKGGIAYLLESGYGLAMPRRMQVEFSGAVQRLTDSSGQEVSAEGIWQLFNEEYIAADEPVRYIDHVLDEQDDVQHIKLIARIHGVETVLEGRGNGPIDALVHAFGSKFRIHDYEERALGAGAAARAVAFAELEKDGQPGTVYGAGIHDNLVTASILAVISGINRLYQRLDAAAQQALLPR from the coding sequence ATGTTAAAGAATCCAAGCAGCAAATACCGCCCGTTTACCCCGATTGACTTGCCCAACCGGCAATGGCCGGCCCGCACCATCACCCAGGCGCCGATCTGGATGAGCACCGACCTGCGAGACGGCAACCAAGCCCTGTTCGAGCCCATGAACGCTGAACGCAAGATGCGCATGTTCAAGATGCTGGTTGAAATCGGCTTCAAGGAAATCGAGGTGGCATTTCCTTCCGCCTCGCAGACCGATTTCGATTTTGTGCGTACCTTGATTGAGGAAGAACATATTCCTGGTGACGTGACCATCGAGGTGTTGACCCAGGCGCGCGAAGACCTGATCCGCCGCACGTTCGAATCCTTGCGCGGTGCAAGGCGGGCGATTGTCCATGTCTATAATGCGACTTCCCCTGTGTTCCGCGAGACAGTGTTTCGCACCGACAAGGCCGGGGCCAAGAAGATTGCCACCGATGCCGCCCGCCTCATCAAGCAGCTTGCGGATGAGCGCCCGGAAACCGAATGGGTGTTCCAATATAGTCCGGAAACCTTTACCGCGACCGAGCTCGATTTCGCCAAGGAAGTCTGCGATGCTGTCACGGACATCTGGCAGGCCACGCCCGAGCGCAAGGTCATCCTCAACCTGCCTGCGACGGTGGAAATTGGCACACCCAATTACTACGCTGACCAGATTGAGTGGATGCACACCAACCTAGCGCGCCGCGACAGTGTGATCATCAGCGTGCATCCGCACAATGACCGCGGTACCGCAGTGGCGGCGGCGGAGTTGGCGGTAATGGCTGGCGCGGATCGTATCGAAGGCTGCCTCTTCGGGCATGGCGAGCGCACCGGCAATGTCGATTTGGTAACCTTGGCGCTCAATCTCTATACGCAGGGTATCGACCCCCGTCTGGATTTCTCCCAGATCAACAGCATCGCTCGCACCGTAGAGGATTGCACCCAGTTGCCGGTGCATGCCCGCCATCCCTATGCGGGCGACCTTGTGTTCACGGCATTTTCCGGTTCGCACCAGGACGCAATCAAGAAGGGCTTTGCCGTGCAGCAGCCAGGCGATCTTTGGCAAGTGCCTTATCTGCCGATAGACCCACATGATGTGGGCCGCACCTACGACTCCATCATCCGCGTCAACAGCCAATCGGGTAAAGGCGGCATCGCCTATTTGCTGGAATCTGGCTATGGCCTCGCCATGCCGCGCCGCATGCAGGTGGAGTTCAGCGGCGCTGTGCAGCGTCTCACCGATAGCAGCGGGCAGGAAGTCAGTGCCGAGGGCATCTGGCAATTGTTCAACGAAGAATATATCGCGGCGGATGAGCCCGTGCGCTATATCGACCATGTGCTCGACGAGCAGGATGATGTCCAGCACATCAAGCTCATCGCGCGCATCCATGGCGTGGAAACCGTGCTCGAAGGCCGCGGCAACGGCCCGATCGATGCCCTGGTGCACGCGTTCGGCAGCAAATTCCGCATCCATGACTACGAGGAGCGCGCGCTTGGCGCGGGCGCTGCCGCCAGGGCCGTGGCGTTTGCCGAGCTGGAGAAGGATGGCCAGCCCGGTACCGTGTATGGTGCGGGAATCCACGACAACCTGGTCACGGCATCCATTCTGGCCGTGATCAGCGGTATCAACCGCTTGTACCAGCGCCTTGATGCGGCTGCACAGCAGGCGCTTCTACCGCGGTGA